The proteins below come from a single Natrinema sp. SYSU A 869 genomic window:
- a CDS encoding phosphoribosyltransferase family protein codes for MNRAEKAALQLRAVDVLRMLKETRTYDELAETTGLPAGDLNRYVNGHVLPGTDRAREVVEDLGREALAEELNARIRVDDEGYVDNSATVFDQPFLDLAAPVVANGFDFDRPDVVLTAATDGITLAAALASYYGVRCAYAKKSKETAVEEFIEARQRLQSGIELTYYLPASAIAPGESVLVVDDLIRSGETQELLLDIAHTAEADVAGVFALIAAGGDGIRRARERTDASVGALTTV; via the coding sequence GCCCTCCAGTTACGGGCCGTCGACGTGTTGCGGATGCTGAAGGAGACGCGGACCTACGACGAACTCGCCGAGACGACGGGGCTTCCGGCGGGCGATCTCAATCGGTACGTCAACGGCCACGTGCTGCCGGGGACCGACCGCGCACGCGAGGTCGTCGAGGATCTCGGCCGAGAGGCGCTCGCCGAGGAACTCAACGCCCGCATCCGCGTCGATGACGAGGGGTACGTCGACAATTCCGCGACCGTCTTCGACCAGCCGTTCCTCGACCTGGCCGCTCCGGTCGTGGCCAACGGGTTCGACTTCGATCGCCCGGACGTCGTCCTCACCGCCGCGACCGACGGGATCACGCTCGCGGCCGCGCTCGCGAGCTACTACGGCGTCCGCTGTGCCTACGCGAAGAAGAGCAAGGAGACCGCTGTCGAGGAGTTTATCGAGGCCCGCCAGCGCCTGCAGTCCGGCATCGAACTCACCTACTACCTGCCCGCCTCGGCCATCGCCCCGGGCGAATCGGTGTTGGTCGTCGACGATCTCATCCGATCGGGCGAGACCCAGGAACTCCTGCTAGACATCGCTCACACCGCCGAGGCCGATGTCGCCGGCGTCTTCGCGCTCATTGCGGCCGGCGGGGACGGTATCCGGCGCGCCCGCGAGCGCACCGACGCGTCGGTCGGCGCGCTGACGACCGTCTGA
- the glmS gene encoding methylaspartate mutase subunit S, with amino-acid sequence MTKTVILGVIGSDAHVVGITILEQALEAAGFDVVNLGVQSSQEEFVEAASANDAEAVLVSSLYGHAKQDCEGFHQRITEADLDVTTYIGGNLAVGQDDFDETRSFFRKMGFDRVFDSETDPEEAIDALMADLDMRSTESEQEGQTVSA; translated from the coding sequence ATGACGAAGACAGTCATCCTCGGCGTGATCGGATCCGACGCTCACGTCGTCGGGATTACCATCCTGGAACAGGCGCTGGAGGCAGCCGGATTCGACGTCGTCAACCTGGGAGTCCAGAGCTCTCAGGAGGAGTTCGTTGAAGCCGCATCCGCCAACGACGCCGAGGCTGTACTCGTCTCCTCGCTCTACGGGCACGCGAAACAGGACTGCGAGGGCTTCCACCAGCGGATCACCGAGGCCGACCTCGACGTCACGACCTACATCGGCGGCAACCTCGCCGTCGGACAGGACGACTTCGACGAGACGCGGTCGTTCTTCCGGAAGATGGGATTCGACCGAGTCTTCGACTCCGAGACCGATCCCGAGGAGGCCATCGACGCCCTGATGGCCGACCTGGACATGCGCTCGACCGAGAGCGAGCAGGAAGGCCAGACCGTCTCGGCCTGA
- a CDS encoding universal stress protein: MANHVLVAIDDSTQSTEALEFACREYPEATITALYVLDPGDFYAVSGIEGTAMANYDEIQGHHEERAEKILETAREQAAEHGVELKTEHVLGSVSRSIVDYAAEHDVDHIVVGSHGRTGASRILLGSVAETVARRSPVPVTIVR, encoded by the coding sequence ATGGCAAACCACGTTCTCGTCGCGATCGATGACTCGACGCAGTCGACTGAGGCGCTCGAGTTCGCTTGCAGGGAGTATCCGGAGGCGACGATCACTGCGCTCTACGTCCTCGATCCGGGCGATTTCTACGCGGTCAGCGGTATCGAAGGAACCGCGATGGCGAACTACGACGAGATACAGGGCCACCACGAGGAGCGAGCGGAGAAGATCCTCGAGACGGCACGGGAACAGGCGGCCGAACACGGCGTCGAACTCAAGACGGAGCACGTCCTTGGGAGTGTCTCACGATCGATCGTGGATTACGCCGCCGAGCACGATGTGGATCACATTGTCGTTGGCAGCCACGGCCGGACGGGTGCGAGTCGAATTCTCCTCGGCAGCGTCGCGGAGACGGTCGCCCGCCGGTCGCCGGTGCCGGTGACGATTGTCCGGTAG
- the pdhA gene encoding pyruvate dehydrogenase (acetyl-transferring) E1 component subunit alpha: MPRSQVATFSIDRVEILDEDGRVDESLEPDIDDDRLLEWYRTMKRSRRLDRRVIALQRRGELGTFAPATGQEAAQVGSTAALDETDWTVPAFREHPSALARGGSAQAIIEYAMGLEEGGEPPDDVPMMPPSIAVGTQPLHAAGIGWAESMNDTDSVALTYFGDGATSEGEVYEALNLAGVYEAQTIFFCQNNQYAISTPLSKQTRAASLAQKAVAAGIEPIQVDGNDILGVYAVTKEARERARRGVPTLIEATTYRREMHTTADDPSVYRTTEEEESWEPFDPILRFERYLRERGILGDETVESIESEIEADLEESLEAARETEANADPVDMFDTAYADRPPYLERQREAFVADEEYTVAPADGSQRGDGGSAADSGTGDGSSAGETAEATDTDLADAERLNMVEAIRGTLRAELERDDDVLVYGQDVGVDGGVFRATQGLLDAFPGRVHDAPVAEAGIVGLGIGLAAAGYRPVAEIQFAGFTFQAFSQIHQHLSRMRSRSRGQVTCPMVVRAPYGLGVSALEHHSESYEAGYAHIPGLKVAIPSTARDAAGLLRSAIRSPDPVLFFEPMPLYRAARRPVPEETVVPLGEARTVEQGTDATVVTWGAMVPEVEDAVSDVAANIEVIDLRTISPMDTETVLKSVRKTGRCVVVHEAPRTGGFAGEIAARISDEAVWYLEAPIERVTGYDVPVPLPAREESYRPDPNRIRAAIERVLAA, from the coding sequence ATGCCACGCTCGCAGGTCGCCACCTTCTCGATCGATCGCGTCGAGATACTCGACGAGGACGGCCGCGTCGACGAGTCGCTCGAGCCCGACATCGACGACGACCGGCTCCTCGAGTGGTATCGGACGATGAAGCGGTCGCGCCGACTCGACCGTCGGGTGATCGCCCTCCAGCGACGGGGTGAGTTAGGAACGTTCGCGCCCGCGACGGGACAGGAGGCCGCCCAGGTCGGAAGCACCGCGGCGCTGGATGAGACCGACTGGACGGTGCCCGCATTCCGCGAGCACCCCTCGGCGCTGGCCCGCGGGGGCTCTGCGCAAGCGATCATCGAGTACGCGATGGGGCTCGAGGAGGGCGGGGAGCCGCCCGACGACGTGCCGATGATGCCGCCGTCGATCGCCGTCGGAACCCAACCGCTGCATGCTGCCGGAATCGGGTGGGCGGAGTCGATGAACGACACTGATTCGGTCGCGCTCACCTACTTCGGGGACGGCGCGACCAGCGAGGGCGAGGTCTACGAGGCACTGAACCTGGCCGGCGTCTACGAGGCACAGACCATCTTCTTCTGCCAGAACAATCAGTACGCGATCTCGACGCCGCTGTCGAAACAGACGCGAGCGGCGTCGCTCGCTCAGAAGGCCGTCGCCGCGGGCATCGAGCCGATTCAGGTCGACGGCAACGATATTCTGGGCGTCTACGCGGTGACGAAGGAGGCCAGAGAGCGCGCCCGCCGCGGCGTCCCGACGCTGATCGAGGCGACGACCTACCGGCGGGAGATGCACACGACGGCGGACGATCCCTCTGTCTACCGCACCACCGAGGAGGAGGAATCATGGGAACCGTTCGACCCAATCCTTCGGTTCGAGCGCTATCTCCGCGAGCGCGGGATTCTTGGCGACGAGACGGTCGAATCGATCGAGTCCGAGATCGAAGCCGACCTCGAGGAGTCACTCGAGGCGGCCCGAGAGACGGAAGCGAACGCCGACCCGGTCGACATGTTCGACACCGCGTACGCGGATCGACCCCCGTATCTCGAGCGCCAGCGAGAGGCGTTCGTCGCGGACGAGGAGTATACGGTCGCGCCAGCCGATGGAAGCCAACGCGGTGACGGTGGGTCGGCGGCAGATTCGGGCACTGGTGATGGAAGCAGTGCTGGCGAGACGGCAGAAGCCACCGATACGGACCTCGCAGACGCCGAGCGACTGAACATGGTCGAAGCCATCCGAGGGACGCTCCGTGCCGAACTCGAGCGGGACGACGACGTGCTCGTCTACGGTCAGGACGTCGGTGTCGACGGCGGCGTCTTCCGCGCGACGCAGGGACTGCTCGACGCCTTCCCCGGCCGAGTTCACGACGCGCCGGTGGCCGAGGCGGGCATCGTCGGCCTCGGCATCGGCCTCGCGGCGGCGGGCTACCGACCGGTCGCCGAGATCCAGTTCGCCGGGTTCACGTTTCAGGCCTTTTCGCAGATCCACCAGCATCTCTCGCGGATGCGGAGCCGCTCGCGCGGACAAGTCACCTGTCCGATGGTGGTCCGCGCGCCCTACGGCCTCGGTGTGTCGGCACTCGAGCACCACTCCGAGAGCTACGAGGCAGGCTACGCCCACATTCCGGGGCTGAAAGTCGCGATCCCCTCGACGGCTCGGGACGCAGCCGGACTGTTGCGGTCGGCGATCCGCAGTCCCGATCCGGTCCTCTTCTTCGAACCGATGCCGCTGTATCGGGCGGCCCGGCGACCGGTGCCGGAAGAGACGGTCGTCCCACTGGGAGAGGCGCGCACGGTCGAACAGGGGACCGACGCCACCGTCGTCACGTGGGGCGCGATGGTCCCGGAGGTCGAGGACGCAGTCTCCGATGTCGCGGCCAATATCGAGGTGATCGACCTGCGGACGATTAGCCCGATGGACACCGAGACCGTCCTCAAATCGGTCCGCAAGACCGGTCGGTGCGTCGTCGTCCACGAGGCCCCGCGGACAGGCGGATTCGCCGGCGAGATCGCCGCCCGGATTTCGGACGAGGCTGTCTGGTATCTCGAGGCACCGATCGAACGGGTGACGGGCTACGACGTTCCCGTTCCGCTCCCGGCCCGCGAGGAGTCGTATCGGCCAGATCCGAACCGGATTCGAGCGGCGATCGAACGGGTGCTCGCCGCGTAG
- a CDS encoding 50S ribosomal protein L15e codes for MAKSFYSHIKDAWKDPDDGKLGELQWQRKQEWRDQGAIERIDRPTRLDKARELGYKAKQGIIVTRVSVRKGTARKQRHKAGRRSKRQGVNRIGRRKNIQRIGEERVSRKYPNMRVLNSYWVGEDGSQKWFEMILVDPNHPAIENDDDLSWICNDDHTNRAFRGLTNAGKSNRGLNNRGKGAEKVRPSNTGGQGRAK; via the coding sequence ATGGCAAAAAGCTTCTATTCCCACATCAAGGACGCATGGAAGGACCCCGACGACGGTAAGCTCGGGGAGCTGCAGTGGCAGCGCAAGCAGGAGTGGCGCGACCAGGGTGCGATCGAACGGATCGATCGCCCGACGCGTCTCGACAAGGCACGCGAACTCGGCTACAAGGCCAAACAGGGCATCATCGTGACCCGGGTCTCGGTCCGCAAAGGGACCGCCCGGAAGCAGCGACACAAAGCCGGTCGGCGTTCGAAGCGCCAGGGTGTCAACCGTATCGGGCGGCGGAAGAACATCCAGCGCATCGGCGAAGAGCGCGTCTCCCGGAAGTACCCCAACATGCGGGTGCTCAACAGCTACTGGGTCGGTGAAGACGGTTCGCAGAAGTGGTTCGAAATGATTCTCGTCGATCCGAACCACCCCGCGATCGAGAACGACGACGATCTCAGCTGGATCTGCAACGACGACCACACGAACCGCGCGTTCCGTGGCCTCACCAACGCTGGCAAGTCCAACCGCGGTCTCAACAACCGTGGCAAGGGCGCAGAGAAGGTTCGTCCGTCTAACACGGGCGGTCAGGGCCGCGCGAAGTAA
- a CDS encoding DUF2071 domain-containing protein, with product MVCSLEMGWRNLLFENWPVAADVIDAHLPERLAVDEHDGTGWLSVVPFTNVTVRPRGIPSRLGIPLPEINLRTYVTCDGEPGVYFFSLDAEGVMSVLGARCFQHLPYYYARISLTEADGRVAFSSRRRHPGARPAAYEATYGPTGDSFSAADDSLARFLVERYRFFTEAPDDTLRYTTVEHDPWTLYPAAAAVETNTLLTANGFRLPDAEPIYYYSPGVDVTAGQSKRWE from the coding sequence ATGGTCTGCTCGCTGGAGATGGGATGGCGGAACCTCCTGTTCGAGAACTGGCCCGTCGCTGCCGACGTAATCGACGCACACCTCCCCGAGCGACTCGCCGTCGACGAACATGACGGCACTGGGTGGCTCTCGGTCGTTCCGTTTACCAACGTCACCGTTCGGCCGCGAGGGATCCCGTCGCGGCTGGGAATCCCACTGCCAGAAATTAACCTCCGGACGTACGTCACCTGTGACGGCGAGCCGGGCGTCTACTTCTTCAGTCTCGATGCAGAGGGCGTGATGAGCGTGCTCGGTGCGCGTTGCTTCCAACATCTCCCCTACTATTACGCCCGAATCTCGCTTACCGAAGCCGACGGCCGAGTAGCGTTCTCGAGTCGCCGTCGGCATCCTGGGGCGCGACCCGCGGCCTACGAAGCAACCTACGGACCGACCGGAGACTCCTTTTCGGCGGCCGACGATTCGCTGGCGCGGTTCCTCGTCGAGCGGTACCGGTTTTTCACCGAAGCACCCGACGACACGCTCAGATACACGACCGTCGAACATGACCCGTGGACGCTCTATCCAGCGGCCGCCGCCGTCGAGACTAACACGCTACTCACTGCCAACGGGTTTCGACTGCCGGACGCGGAGCCGATCTATTACTACAGCCCGGGCGTCGACGTGACCGCCGGACAGAGCAAGCGATGGGAGTGA
- a CDS encoding serine/threonine-protein kinase RIO2, which produces MVRNVAGLLPELDEEDFYLLSGVEQGMRFSEWVQREKLPKFANMTEEEVDYRLERCLERGLVEKKTIQYEGYTLQFEGYDVLALRALVEQDTISEFGSPLGVGKESDVYEVKSYKPLALKYHREGYTNFRKVHKERDYTSDNDHVSWMYTARKAAEREHSILEELYPDVAVPQPIGQNRHAIVMEKMDGVELSQTRLEDEQVLGVLELLLSEISRAYVNGYVHADMSEYNVFVNEEGVKVFDWPQAVPTDHENAEEFLRRDLTNIVGYFRRKYPQHVPDELASDDIARAIEDESFESLAAHV; this is translated from the coding sequence ATGGTGCGAAACGTCGCCGGGTTGCTCCCGGAACTCGACGAGGAAGACTTCTATCTCCTCTCGGGGGTCGAACAGGGGATGCGGTTCTCCGAGTGGGTCCAACGGGAGAAGCTCCCGAAGTTCGCCAACATGACCGAAGAGGAGGTCGACTACCGCCTCGAGCGTTGTCTCGAGCGCGGGTTAGTCGAGAAGAAGACGATCCAGTACGAGGGATACACCCTCCAGTTCGAGGGCTACGACGTCCTGGCCTTGCGAGCACTCGTTGAGCAGGACACGATCTCGGAGTTCGGCTCGCCGCTGGGCGTCGGGAAGGAAAGCGACGTCTACGAGGTCAAGTCCTACAAGCCCCTCGCACTGAAGTACCACCGCGAGGGCTATACGAACTTCCGGAAGGTCCACAAGGAACGCGATTACACGTCGGACAACGACCACGTCTCCTGGATGTACACCGCTCGAAAGGCCGCCGAGCGTGAGCATAGCATTCTCGAGGAACTCTACCCTGACGTCGCGGTTCCCCAGCCGATCGGGCAGAATCGCCACGCCATCGTCATGGAGAAGATGGACGGCGTTGAGCTCTCCCAAACCCGCCTCGAGGACGAACAGGTGCTGGGTGTCCTCGAACTACTGCTCTCCGAAATCTCGCGTGCGTACGTGAACGGGTACGTCCACGCGGACATGAGCGAGTACAACGTCTTCGTCAACGAGGAGGGCGTGAAAGTCTTCGACTGGCCCCAGGCCGTCCCGACCGATCACGAGAACGCCGAGGAGTTCCTCCGGCGTGACCTGACGAACATCGTCGGCTACTTCCGCCGCAAGTACCCCCAGCACGTCCCCGACGAGCTCGCGAGCGACGACATCGCTCGCGCCATCGAAGACGAGTCGTTCGAGTCACTCGCAGCCCACGTCTGA
- a CDS encoding biotin/lipoate A/B protein ligase family protein, with the protein MTALADRDWRLIRDEPRDGATQMAIEEIAARTALEDDVRTVRTYSWEPSTLSLGYRQEADTVDWDFCDREGIDVTRRQTGGGGIYHDRYADISYTIVAPADEVPGNLMDCYELFCEPILEAFDRMGVDAAFASAEQDAIYHPSCYLRDINPAHDIVAPADAGADAKKISGNAQYRQRDVVIQHGSISYALEPRKHVGVFDTDLEESTFTDRVTSIRDEVGIDREEAVDAIAGALRDWADAEESTWRDGELEAARDLADRKFGSDAWVRDREVLEAGEQQ; encoded by the coding sequence ATGACGGCACTGGCCGATCGGGACTGGCGGCTAATTCGGGACGAACCCCGTGACGGAGCGACACAGATGGCCATCGAGGAGATCGCCGCGCGAACGGCGCTCGAGGACGATGTTCGAACCGTCCGTACGTACTCGTGGGAACCGAGCACACTCTCGCTTGGGTATCGACAGGAAGCCGACACGGTCGACTGGGATTTCTGCGATCGGGAAGGGATCGACGTGACGCGCCGACAGACCGGCGGCGGCGGGATCTATCACGACCGGTACGCCGATATTTCCTATACCATCGTTGCACCCGCCGACGAGGTTCCGGGGAACCTGATGGACTGTTACGAGCTGTTCTGCGAGCCGATCCTCGAGGCCTTCGATCGAATGGGCGTCGACGCGGCCTTCGCGTCGGCCGAACAGGACGCGATCTATCATCCCTCGTGCTATCTGCGGGACATCAACCCGGCACACGACATCGTCGCACCGGCGGACGCGGGCGCGGACGCCAAAAAGATCAGCGGTAACGCACAGTACCGCCAGCGCGATGTCGTCATCCAGCATGGCTCGATCAGTTACGCTCTCGAGCCCCGGAAACATGTCGGTGTCTTCGATACTGATCTCGAGGAGTCGACGTTCACGGATCGGGTGACGAGCATCCGAGACGAAGTTGGAATTGACCGCGAGGAGGCCGTCGACGCGATCGCAGGCGCGCTGCGCGACTGGGCTGACGCAGAGGAATCGACGTGGCGCGACGGCGAACTCGAGGCTGCCCGTGACCTTGCCGACCGGAAATTTGGATCCGACGCGTGGGTTCGGGACCGGGAGGTGCTTGAGGCCGGCGAGCAGCAATAA
- a CDS encoding deoxyribonuclease IV, whose protein sequence is MKVGAHVSISGSRVSSDKETPPYDDLRNAVHRQTAFGGNCGQVFTTSPQVWAQPEISDEAAAGFRDESDERLEGPWVIHSAYLVNLCTPKDDLRRKSMESMQAELDAAERLGIPYVNVHLGAHTGAGVEGGLDNAASVIDDLEVPDDVQILIESDAGSGTKLGGEFEHLAGIIDRTETDIGICIDTAHTLVAGNDLTTPEAVDETVGRFDDEVGLEYLEYIHLNDSKHDVGTHKDEHAHIGEGYIGEDGMKAIVNHPDLRELPFALETPTEDGRGFAWNIEKVKELRQAEPVRP, encoded by the coding sequence ATGAAGGTTGGCGCACACGTTTCGATCTCCGGATCGCGCGTCTCGTCTGACAAGGAAACACCGCCGTACGACGACCTCCGCAATGCGGTCCACCGCCAGACCGCGTTCGGCGGGAACTGCGGGCAGGTGTTTACCACCTCGCCGCAGGTCTGGGCACAGCCCGAGATCAGCGACGAGGCGGCCGCGGGCTTCCGAGATGAGAGCGACGAACGACTCGAGGGGCCGTGGGTCATCCACTCGGCCTACCTCGTCAATCTCTGTACGCCCAAAGACGACCTCCGCCGGAAGTCCATGGAGAGCATGCAGGCGGAACTCGACGCCGCCGAACGACTCGGAATTCCGTACGTCAACGTCCACCTCGGAGCCCATACCGGCGCTGGCGTCGAGGGCGGACTGGACAACGCCGCGAGCGTCATCGACGACCTCGAGGTTCCCGACGACGTTCAGATCCTCATCGAGTCCGACGCGGGCAGCGGGACGAAGCTCGGCGGCGAGTTCGAGCACCTCGCGGGGATCATCGACCGCACCGAGACGGATATCGGGATCTGCATCGATACCGCCCACACGCTCGTCGCGGGCAACGACCTGACGACCCCCGAGGCGGTCGACGAGACCGTCGGTCGCTTCGACGACGAGGTCGGCCTGGAGTACCTCGAGTACATCCATCTCAATGACTCGAAACACGACGTCGGCACCCACAAGGACGAACACGCCCACATCGGCGAGGGCTACATCGGTGAGGACGGCATGAAGGCGATCGTGAACCATCCCGATCTGCGGGAGCTTCCGTTCGCGCTCGAGACGCCGACGGAGGACGGCCGCGGCTTCGCGTGGAACATCGAGAAAGTCAAAGAGCTCCGACAGGCGGAGCCGGTGCGACCGTAA
- a CDS encoding SRPBCC family protein, whose amino-acid sequence MPTLELETTIHAPIERVFDLARSVDAHLETMADHDESAIERPSTDLLSEGDHVTWRARYFGLHLEMTVEISDCQRPTFFRDELVSSPFAELRHDHHFTAVSSDVTRLCDEFSFSSPGGPVGTLVDRAYLDRYMRELLAQRNARLKRVAETGEWKSFLE is encoded by the coding sequence ATGCCTACGCTCGAGCTCGAAACCACGATTCACGCCCCCATCGAGCGAGTATTCGACCTGGCCAGGTCCGTCGACGCTCACCTCGAGACGATGGCAGACCACGACGAATCAGCCATCGAACGGCCGAGTACGGACCTGTTGTCCGAGGGCGACCACGTGACCTGGCGAGCTCGTTACTTCGGGCTTCACCTGGAGATGACGGTCGAGATATCGGACTGTCAGCGACCGACGTTCTTCAGGGACGAGCTCGTTTCCAGCCCGTTCGCCGAGCTCCGCCACGATCATCACTTCACGGCCGTTTCGAGCGACGTCACGCGACTGTGTGACGAGTTCTCGTTTTCCTCACCCGGTGGACCGGTCGGGACGCTCGTCGATCGTGCGTACCTCGATCGGTACATGCGAGAGCTTCTTGCACAGCGAAACGCGCGGTTGAAGCGGGTCGCAGAAACCGGAGAATGGAAATCGTTTCTGGAGTGA
- a CDS encoding class I SAM-dependent methyltransferase — protein sequence MREFSESYLSRTREGMWADSRDALESLALDARDRILDVGCGTGELSRVLAAESPGEVIGCDADPDLLATAGEHVPVVAGDAFQLPFSDDTFDLVVCQALLINLPEPAAAVTEFARVSSDLVAAVEPDNAAVEIDSSVDAEGQLERRARRAYLDGVKTDVALGADAREAFDAAGLEVLETRRYDHVRTVEPPYSDGALTAARRKATGDGLADDRTTLLAGALTEGEYDDLRGSWREMGRDVIEQMRDRDYRRTERVPFYVTVGRVPES from the coding sequence GTGCGCGAGTTCTCCGAATCGTACCTCAGCCGAACCCGTGAGGGGATGTGGGCCGACTCCCGCGACGCCCTCGAATCGCTCGCCCTCGACGCTCGCGACCGGATTCTGGACGTGGGCTGTGGGACCGGCGAGTTGAGCCGCGTCCTCGCAGCGGAGTCGCCGGGCGAGGTAATCGGTTGTGACGCCGATCCCGACCTACTCGCGACCGCGGGCGAGCACGTCCCGGTCGTGGCGGGTGATGCATTTCAACTTCCGTTCTCCGACGACACCTTCGATCTCGTCGTCTGTCAGGCGTTGCTGATCAATCTGCCCGAGCCCGCGGCCGCCGTCACCGAGTTCGCGCGCGTCTCGAGCGACCTCGTCGCAGCCGTCGAACCCGACAACGCTGCGGTCGAGATCGACTCGAGCGTCGACGCGGAAGGCCAACTCGAGCGCCGCGCGCGCCGGGCCTACCTCGACGGCGTAAAGACGGACGTCGCGCTCGGAGCCGACGCCCGCGAGGCGTTCGACGCAGCGGGACTCGAGGTGCTCGAAACCCGCCGGTACGATCACGTTCGGACGGTCGAGCCGCCGTACAGCGACGGCGCGCTGACGGCTGCCCGCCGCAAGGCGACCGGTGACGGACTGGCCGACGATCGGACGACGTTGCTCGCCGGCGCGCTGACCGAAGGCGAGTACGATGACCTCCGCGGGTCGTGGCGCGAGATGGGTCGAGACGTGATCGAGCAGATGCGTGACCGCGACTACCGACGGACCGAACGGGTGCCGTTTTACGTGACCGTCGGCCGCGTTCCGGAGTCGTAG
- a CDS encoding ABC transporter ATP-binding protein, protein MAAIELEGLTKDYGEVLANDGVTFDVEHGEIFGYLGPNGAGKTTTIRTLLGLLSPTAGTARLLGRDVTDEEQLLEAKRRLGYLPDDPAFDETATGREILDLHASLKGNERSDELLELFDPPLDREIREYSRGNVQKLGLVTTFMHDPDLVILDEPTSGLDPLLQQRFNEFVRAEREAGLTVFFSSHILSDVRKLCDRVGIIRNGQLVTVEPVESLLDRSGKFVRLHADESIPIQSLEIDGVHGLESNTGAGPSDGTEYVFTFTGDVNALLAAFREYRLLDLSIEEAPLEEVFMRFYGGSATTDRGEQGDRGAVAGSAGEGNTGDGDV, encoded by the coding sequence ATGGCCGCAATCGAACTCGAGGGGCTCACGAAGGACTACGGCGAGGTACTCGCCAACGACGGCGTCACGTTCGATGTCGAGCACGGCGAGATTTTCGGCTACCTCGGACCGAACGGCGCGGGGAAGACGACGACGATCCGGACGCTACTCGGATTGCTCTCGCCGACCGCCGGAACGGCCCGGCTGCTCGGACGGGACGTAACCGACGAGGAGCAACTGCTCGAGGCCAAGCGTCGGCTCGGCTACCTCCCCGACGATCCGGCGTTCGACGAGACGGCGACCGGCCGAGAGATCCTCGACTTGCACGCCTCGCTGAAGGGCAACGAGCGCAGCGACGAGTTGCTCGAGCTGTTTGACCCGCCGCTCGATCGCGAGATCCGGGAGTACTCGCGGGGGAACGTCCAGAAACTGGGGCTGGTGACGACGTTCATGCACGACCCCGACCTGGTGATTTTAGACGAGCCAACCAGCGGGCTCGATCCCCTGTTACAACAGCGGTTCAACGAGTTCGTTCGAGCCGAGCGGGAGGCGGGGCTGACGGTGTTTTTCTCATCGCATATCCTGAGCGATGTCCGCAAGCTGTGCGATCGCGTCGGGATCATTCGGAACGGACAGTTGGTCACGGTCGAGCCCGTCGAATCGCTGTTAGACAGAAGCGGCAAGTTCGTCCGGCTCCACGCCGACGAGTCGATCCCAATTCAATCGCTCGAAATAGACGGCGTTCACGGGCTCGAGTCCAATACCGGGGCCGGCCCGAGCGACGGGACCGAATACGTCTTTACGTTCACCGGGGACGTCAACGCCCTGCTCGCAGCCTTCCGGGAGTACCGATTGCTCGACCTCTCGATCGAGGAAGCGCCCCTCGAGGAAGTCTTCATGCGGTTCTACGGCGGCTCGGCAACGACCGACCGGGGCGAGCAGGGCGATCGCGGGGCCGTCGCTGGTAGCGCAGGCGAGGGCAACACGGGTGATGGCGATGTTTGA